One Paenibacillus sp. FSL H7-0737 DNA segment encodes these proteins:
- a CDS encoding GNAT family N-acetyltransferase produces the protein MLIKSVKDLELQEFTTCFNEAFSDYVIPFHVSSEYLADKFAGAGVNYQMSFGAFDQEKLVAFVMHGIGDRNGESTAFNTGTGVVPLYRGRRLVEQIYRHALPILKEAHIQKCLLEVIQTNDKAIKAYTTIGFQIHRELACFKGRIDVTLPDDHRHTFITMVRLEEFDWTSVHSYWNFEPSWEQSVHAILRNPHLYDVVTIREENKICGYAVIKSANGAVVQFGILREERNQGFGRSLFHWMGERHSIITVNNVDKRDTNSIRFLQSVGLDVYIEQYEMEKDLS, from the coding sequence ATGTTGATCAAAAGTGTTAAGGATCTTGAATTACAAGAGTTTACAACTTGCTTTAACGAAGCCTTTTCCGATTATGTAATTCCATTTCATGTTTCTTCGGAGTATTTAGCTGATAAATTTGCAGGTGCGGGAGTAAATTATCAGATGTCGTTTGGTGCTTTTGATCAAGAGAAGCTGGTTGCATTTGTTATGCATGGCATCGGGGATCGTAACGGCGAAAGTACTGCATTTAATACTGGTACAGGAGTCGTTCCTTTATATAGAGGGAGACGGCTAGTCGAACAAATTTATCGTCATGCTCTTCCCATCCTTAAAGAAGCTCATATTCAAAAGTGTTTGCTTGAAGTGATTCAAACGAATGATAAAGCTATAAAAGCGTATACCACCATAGGATTTCAAATTCATAGAGAATTGGCTTGTTTCAAGGGGCGTATTGATGTCACCCTTCCGGACGATCATAGACATACATTCATTACTATGGTTCGACTGGAAGAATTCGATTGGACATCGGTACATTCTTATTGGAATTTTGAACCTTCTTGGGAACAATCTGTTCATGCAATTTTACGAAATCCGCATTTATACGATGTGGTCACGATAAGGGAAGAGAATAAGATTTGTGGATACGCGGTAATAAAATCGGCCAACGGAGCAGTTGTACAGTTCGGTATTTTGCGAGAAGAAAGAAACCAGGGATTTGGGCGTTCCTTATTTCATTGGATGGGAGAGAGACATTCTATCATCACCGTCAATAATGTAGACAAAAGAGATACAAATTCTATACGTTTCCTTCAAAGTGTTGGTCTTGACGTATACATCGAGCAATATGAAATGGAGAAAGATTTGTCATGA
- a CDS encoding cytochrome ubiquinol oxidase subunit I has protein sequence MAIDTVLWSRLVTGLTLGFHVIFATIGVGIPLMIAIAEFIGIRKKDPHYTLMAKRWSRGFVISVAVGVVTGTAISLQLALVWPNFMKLAGNVIALPLFMEVFAFFFEAIFLGIYLYTWDRFKNPYIHWLLTIPIVAGAGMSAVFITTVNGFMNQPGGFVMEAGQFTAIDPVQAMLNTATFSKVFHVLSSAYLTGAALLAGIAAFAMLRKGVSAYHKKSLNLMMAVVLLFSLLNTLAGDVSAKFLAEHQPEKLAAAEWHFETGSGVDLVLMGWLNAEHEVIGALHLPKVLSFLAFGDFNAEVTGLEEFPKEEWPPLLVHYLFDLMAGIGFALLAISVLYFLFVFWKKRNVLNKWMLGIIALIAPLAFLAVELGWFYAEIGRQPWIIRGYMRVEEAATTSPNVRIIFFALLLLYIVLGSMCVIVLRRLFNNNPAEAEMEKWMKEHPNQSVEKGGTE, from the coding sequence ATGGCAATTGATACGGTGCTATGGAGCAGGCTGGTGACAGGCTTGACTCTCGGGTTCCACGTTATTTTTGCGACAATTGGCGTCGGTATACCGCTAATGATCGCTATTGCAGAGTTCATCGGGATCCGCAAAAAGGATCCCCATTATACACTTATGGCAAAGAGATGGTCTCGGGGATTTGTCATTTCTGTAGCGGTTGGTGTCGTGACCGGTACAGCCATATCACTGCAATTAGCCTTGGTATGGCCGAATTTTATGAAACTGGCTGGGAATGTTATTGCACTTCCGTTATTCATGGAAGTGTTCGCGTTCTTTTTTGAGGCCATCTTCCTGGGCATTTATTTGTATACGTGGGATCGGTTTAAAAATCCGTATATCCATTGGCTGTTGACGATTCCGATTGTCGCCGGGGCAGGCATGTCTGCCGTTTTTATTACGACGGTGAACGGATTCATGAACCAGCCTGGAGGCTTTGTCATGGAAGCAGGCCAATTCACAGCGATTGACCCAGTGCAAGCGATGTTGAATACGGCGACGTTCTCCAAGGTATTCCATGTATTAAGCTCGGCCTATTTGACAGGAGCTGCCTTGTTAGCCGGGATTGCAGCCTTTGCGATGCTGAGAAAAGGAGTGTCCGCATACCACAAAAAATCCTTGAATCTCATGATGGCGGTCGTTTTGCTGTTCAGCTTGCTGAACACATTAGCTGGTGATGTGTCCGCCAAGTTTTTGGCCGAGCATCAGCCAGAGAAGCTTGCAGCGGCAGAGTGGCATTTTGAGACGGGTAGCGGTGTGGACTTGGTTCTAATGGGATGGCTGAATGCAGAGCATGAAGTGATAGGGGCTCTTCATTTGCCGAAAGTGCTCAGCTTCCTGGCCTTTGGAGACTTTAATGCGGAGGTAACGGGGCTGGAGGAATTCCCCAAGGAAGAATGGCCACCGCTTCTTGTTCACTACCTGTTTGATTTAATGGCTGGAATCGGATTTGCTCTGCTCGCGATTTCGGTCCTGTACTTCCTGTTTGTGTTCTGGAAAAAACGCAATGTGCTTAACAAGTGGATGCTTGGCATCATCGCACTGATCGCACCGCTCGCTTTTCTAGCTGTAGAGCTGGGCTGGTTTTATGCAGAGATTGGACGACAGCCGTGGATTATCCGTGGATATATGCGTGTAGAGGAGGCTGCCACGACTTCACCGAATGTAAGAATTATATTCTTCGCCTTATTACTCTTGTACATCGTTCTCGGCAGTATGTGTGTAATCGTGCTAAGACGCTTGTTCAACAATAATCCGGCAGAAGCTGAGATGGAGAAATGGATGAAGGAACATCCTAATCAATCTGTGGAAAAGGGGGGCACTGAATGA
- a CDS encoding cytochrome d ubiquinol oxidase subunit II → MMSYEIIGISVLWLFLYGYLIIASIDFGAGFFAFYARLTKQDHLINRLISRYLSPVWEITNVFFIFFYIGIVGFFPDTAYYYGSALLVPGSIAVILLAIRGSFYAFENYGSKKNIVYLFLYGATGLLIPASLSVALTLSEGGFIVKQAETVSLDYWALFTNPLSWSIVGLAIVSVLFISGSFLTFYASRAEDHSALKLMRNYALFWSTPTIILALTAFIYLGQHNERHFQNMMDLWWLLALSVAFFMIAMWLLYNGRRYGLAFICIMLQFFCAFFAYGIGQYPYILDPYITIQSSATSPAMGLALVVVFIGGLCLLIPSLILVFKLFLFDADYVKGKK, encoded by the coding sequence ATGATGAGTTACGAAATAATTGGCATCTCGGTGCTCTGGCTGTTCTTGTACGGCTATTTAATTATAGCTTCCATTGATTTCGGAGCGGGATTCTTCGCCTTTTATGCCCGTTTGACGAAGCAGGATCATCTCATTAATCGTCTGATTTCCCGTTATTTATCACCCGTTTGGGAGATCACAAATGTGTTTTTCATCTTTTTCTATATTGGCATCGTCGGATTTTTTCCGGACACAGCCTATTATTATGGCTCTGCGCTGCTTGTTCCGGGAAGTATTGCAGTTATTCTTCTTGCGATTCGCGGTTCGTTCTACGCTTTTGAAAATTATGGTTCCAAGAAAAACATAGTATATCTTTTTTTGTACGGAGCTACAGGTCTGCTTATTCCGGCTTCGTTGTCAGTGGCACTTACTTTGTCTGAAGGCGGCTTTATTGTGAAGCAGGCTGAGACGGTTTCTCTGGATTACTGGGCGCTGTTTACCAATCCGTTATCGTGGAGCATCGTTGGACTGGCAATCGTGTCCGTTTTGTTCATAAGCGGCTCATTTCTGACTTTTTACGCATCTCGTGCAGAGGATCATTCCGCGTTGAAGCTGATGCGGAACTACGCCCTGTTTTGGAGCACACCGACGATAATTCTCGCACTGACAGCATTTATCTATTTGGGTCAACACAATGAGCGGCATTTTCAAAATATGATGGATTTATGGTGGCTCTTGGCACTTTCCGTTGCTTTCTTCATGATCGCGATGTGGCTGTTATATAACGGACGCCGTTACGGATTAGCTTTCATATGCATCATGCTGCAATTTTTCTGTGCCTTTTTCGCTTATGGGATTGGGCAATACCCTTATATTCTCGATCCGTATATCACGATTCAGAGCAGTGCAACTTCACCAGCAATGGGCTTAGCGTTAGTTGTTGTGTTTATCGGCGGTCTGTGCCTGTTGATCCCATCCCTTATTCTGGTCTTCAAGCTCTTCCTGTTTGATGCGGATTATGTAAAAGGGAAAAAATAA
- the cydD gene encoding thiol reductant ABC exporter subunit CydD, translating to MSSQRKNMALLAILSLALGTAIVSQAGLLAEAVQRIFVERASFSSVILLLGILLAVMAVRTLLSYGNGKVGLRMAATAKTNMRAAVLQNLTHASMPSTLRGQTGGKVSIALDAVDEADSYFSQYMPRMMEAAIIPILILVVTFIQHANTGFILLFTAPFIPLFMILVGLKTKNKSEEKYAQLAEFSGTFLDSLQGLVTLKIFGRAHRQQQKIEHSSLSYRDATMGILKIAFTNTFMLESIVMLSIGIVALELAIQLLVFKSMTFHTAFLVLLLVPEFYNLLKNTGTAFHSGRTSMGAVRKVEQMLEEPAGESRDANSVEEALTTDGLDEIDSMDRVDRGSKLEIANSNDLSVPPSMEINHLQFQYAPDSFKLETGRIQFKPGEHIAIVGKSGSGKTTLLHLIAGLLKPESGTLLVNGSPLSQYDETEWFEHVSYITQHPYIFAGTFSENIAIGARGSISRAEIERAGEEAGLTALTAQLEHGFDTFVGEGGRGLSGGEKQRLALARAFLKRPAIILFDEPTVGLDLHTERVLQRSIAKLAKTATMITVAHRLYTIQQADKILFMDNGVLVDSGRHEELLGRLPQYAEMIDVERKGGISS from the coding sequence ATGTCTTCACAAAGAAAAAATATGGCCCTCCTCGCGATCCTTTCGCTCGCGCTTGGTACAGCTATTGTGAGTCAGGCTGGACTGCTTGCTGAAGCAGTCCAACGGATTTTTGTGGAGAGAGCTTCATTTTCATCGGTTATCCTGTTGCTCGGCATTCTTCTGGCTGTTATGGCTGTACGCACATTGTTGTCATATGGAAACGGTAAAGTTGGCTTGCGTATGGCTGCCACTGCCAAGACAAATATGCGCGCAGCCGTGCTGCAAAACTTGACCCATGCTTCCATGCCTTCCACCCTTCGTGGACAGACGGGAGGCAAGGTCAGTATTGCTCTTGATGCTGTGGATGAGGCTGATAGTTATTTCAGTCAGTACATGCCGCGTATGATGGAAGCTGCTATCATCCCGATTCTGATTTTGGTCGTTACATTTATCCAACATGCCAACACAGGTTTCATTCTATTATTTACAGCTCCATTCATCCCGCTATTCATGATTTTGGTAGGGCTGAAAACGAAGAACAAATCCGAAGAAAAATATGCGCAGCTGGCCGAGTTTTCAGGTACTTTTCTGGATTCTCTTCAAGGGCTGGTGACGTTAAAAATATTTGGACGGGCACACCGTCAGCAACAGAAAATTGAACACAGTAGCCTTAGTTACCGTGATGCCACAATGGGCATTTTGAAGATTGCGTTTACGAATACCTTCATGCTGGAATCGATCGTGATGCTAAGCATTGGCATTGTCGCTCTTGAGCTGGCCATCCAATTGCTTGTTTTCAAATCTATGACGTTCCACACCGCCTTTCTCGTGTTGTTGCTCGTTCCCGAGTTTTACAACCTTTTAAAGAATACGGGAACGGCCTTTCACAGTGGCCGGACAAGTATGGGTGCGGTTCGTAAGGTGGAACAGATGCTTGAAGAACCGGCAGGGGAGAGCAGGGACGCGAATAGCGTTGAAGAAGCATTAACAACCGATGGACTCGACGAGATCGACAGCATGGATAGAGTCGACAGGGGAAGCAAATTGGAAATTGCAAATTCCAATGATCTTTCAGTACCGCCATCCATGGAAATAAATCATCTTCAGTTTCAATATGCTCCAGATTCATTCAAGCTTGAGACGGGTCGGATCCAGTTTAAACCGGGAGAACATATTGCGATTGTAGGTAAAAGTGGTTCCGGTAAAACGACTTTGCTCCATCTCATTGCCGGTCTGCTAAAACCAGAATCTGGAACGCTTCTGGTGAATGGTAGTCCACTCTCGCAATACGATGAAACTGAATGGTTCGAACATGTTAGCTACATTACACAGCATCCGTATATTTTTGCAGGCACATTTTCTGAAAATATTGCGATTGGTGCTCGTGGGAGCATCTCCAGGGCAGAAATTGAGCGGGCGGGGGAGGAAGCAGGACTCACTGCGCTTACAGCCCAATTGGAGCATGGATTTGATACCTTTGTTGGTGAAGGAGGCAGGGGACTGTCTGGTGGGGAAAAGCAACGGCTTGCCTTAGCACGCGCTTTTTTGAAGCGTCCTGCTATCATTTTGTTTGATGAACCCACAGTTGGACTGGATTTGCACACCGAGCGGGTACTGCAACGCTCCATAGCCAAACTGGCAAAAACGGCTACGATGATTACGGTGGCTCACCGATTATATACGATTCAACAAGCCGACAAGATTTTGTTTATGGACAATGGAGTGTTGGTGGACTCCGGACGGCATGAAGAGCTTCTGGGGCGCCTGCCTCAATATGCCGAGATGATTGATGTAGAGCGGAAAGGGGGGATATCCTCATGA
- the cydC gene encoding thiol reductant ABC exporter subunit CydC, which translates to MNELAVLSKAMIQERKDIILSILGGFIAGIAGVALFSASGYLISQTVFAPPLYTLIVLTSMVKLLGLLRAASRYGERLYSHRATFSMLSRLRTSFFAKLIPLTPGILNKNRSGDLLARIVGDVESLQNYFLRVAYPPIMVVMVFLATVLFTSTYSIWIAVLFVLGMLITAFVVPGIVLLGQRRIHGRVREQRAQLSTEVTEVLYGFRDLKVYGQLAQREEQLQHASAVLATEQQRAAGHLLRGQSMHTFVTFLVSWGVLTLGAYLIMEGALAGVFLAMLVMASQTVFEEATAMATLPAYKEDSEHAAKRLTETVQTFDEQSSQPSGTLSVDHAVTMELSDVTFQYDGEWRPALRDVSLHIIPGSKTAIVGPSGSGKSTIIELLLKLRTPTAGDIRLNGISVKELDETSIWQTANVVFQQSHFFRGTIRDNLLLNGEEYTDEQLLEVLAKMQLPDTSLTDMVYEKGENLSDGEKQRLALARVMLRKGRVWLLDEPTSSLDYVTEHHVLKHLYAQAANDTLLLICHRLTGLEEMDRIVVMDQGRVVETGSYSELMGQKGYFYEMKKIEQQMIGEVGV; encoded by the coding sequence ATGAATGAACTGGCCGTTCTGTCAAAGGCGATGATTCAGGAGCGTAAGGATATCATTCTTTCGATTTTGGGTGGATTTATCGCCGGCATAGCCGGTGTGGCACTCTTTTCTGCGAGCGGGTATCTAATTTCGCAAACGGTATTTGCGCCGCCGCTTTATACTTTAATTGTACTCACCTCGATGGTCAAACTGCTTGGTCTGCTACGGGCGGCGAGTCGTTATGGAGAACGCTTATATTCTCACCGGGCGACATTCTCCATGCTTAGCCGTTTACGTACATCCTTTTTTGCCAAGCTTATTCCTTTAACGCCTGGTATATTGAACAAAAATCGAAGCGGGGATCTGCTTGCGCGGATCGTTGGGGATGTCGAAAGTTTACAAAATTATTTCTTGCGAGTCGCTTATCCTCCGATCATGGTCGTCATGGTGTTTTTGGCTACGGTGCTGTTTACTTCTACCTATTCGATCTGGATTGCCGTTTTGTTTGTATTAGGTATGCTGATAACGGCATTCGTTGTACCGGGAATTGTGTTACTCGGGCAGCGGAGAATACATGGACGCGTTCGTGAGCAGAGGGCGCAGCTGTCCACGGAAGTTACAGAAGTGTTGTACGGTTTCCGGGATTTAAAAGTATACGGTCAATTGGCACAGCGGGAGGAGCAGCTTCAGCACGCTTCCGCTGTATTGGCAACTGAACAGCAACGAGCAGCCGGGCACTTGTTGCGCGGGCAATCGATGCACACTTTTGTTACGTTTCTCGTTTCCTGGGGAGTGCTGACGCTCGGCGCCTATTTAATTATGGAAGGAGCGCTTGCAGGCGTATTTCTTGCCATGTTGGTTATGGCATCACAAACCGTATTTGAAGAAGCGACGGCTATGGCCACATTACCCGCGTATAAAGAGGATAGCGAACACGCAGCCAAACGACTGACGGAAACAGTTCAGACCTTTGATGAGCAGTCTTCGCAGCCAAGTGGCACATTGTCTGTTGATCATGCTGTTACGATGGAACTATCCGATGTTACGTTTCAATATGATGGGGAGTGGAGACCGGCGCTCAGGGATGTGTCCCTGCACATTATACCTGGCTCCAAAACGGCGATTGTCGGGCCGAGTGGGTCAGGAAAATCAACAATTATCGAATTGCTGCTCAAACTGCGAACACCAACGGCTGGAGATATACGATTAAACGGCATTTCGGTGAAGGAACTGGATGAGACGAGCATTTGGCAAACGGCTAATGTAGTGTTTCAGCAAAGTCATTTTTTCCGGGGAACGATCCGGGACAACCTGCTGCTGAATGGAGAAGAATATACTGACGAACAATTGTTGGAGGTACTAGCTAAAATGCAGCTACCCGATACATCGTTGACCGATATGGTGTATGAAAAAGGGGAGAATCTGTCAGACGGCGAGAAGCAGCGGCTGGCTCTAGCGCGAGTGATGCTCCGCAAAGGACGGGTATGGCTTCTGGACGAACCCACTTCATCGCTGGATTATGTGACAGAGCATCACGTTTTGAAGCATCTCTACGCACAGGCGGCTAATGATACGCTTCTCCTGATTTGTCATCGGCTAACCGGATTGGAAGAGATGGACCGAATTGTGGTCATGGACCAAGGCAGGGTAGTCGAAACGGGGTCCTATTCGGAGTTGATGGGGCAAAAAGGCTATTTTTATGAGATGAAAAAAATCGAACAGCAAATGATCGGAGAAGTTGGAGTGTGA
- a CDS encoding DUF1036 domain-containing protein — MGLSFRNNTSLTVYVAFAYYSSASCNQGSNPLIPWPSWYEAVGWYTINPGQTVEVLSGAVNNREIYYYAESTDRSLVWSGVNYLTLPQNAFKLCGGAGYCDAPLCRRLGLRKISIGNFRNYTVNIVSSNTQSQSKFLNVNTAVPGKNKNVGRSTSPIKGLRVVRPAAGRKSISKR; from the coding sequence ATGGGACTTAGTTTTCGTAACAATACGAGTTTAACTGTATATGTTGCCTTCGCATATTACTCCTCTGCAAGCTGTAATCAGGGCTCTAACCCCTTGATACCTTGGCCCAGCTGGTATGAAGCGGTAGGTTGGTACACAATAAATCCAGGTCAAACGGTAGAGGTATTGAGTGGGGCAGTCAACAATCGAGAGATATATTACTATGCTGAATCTACAGATAGGAGTCTTGTATGGTCAGGTGTTAACTATCTTACTCTACCGCAAAATGCTTTCAAACTTTGTGGTGGCGCAGGTTACTGTGATGCTCCGCTTTGTAGAAGGCTAGGATTGAGAAAAATCAGTATTGGTAACTTCAGAAATTACACAGTTAATATTGTATCTAGTAATACTCAAAGTCAATCTAAGTTTTTAAATGTCAACACGGCAGTTCCTGGTAAAAATAAGAATGTTGGCCGGAGTACCTCTCCTATTAAAGGTCTTCGAGTTGTACGGCCTGCTGCTGGCAGAAAATCTATCTCGAAACGTTAG
- a CDS encoding RNA polymerase sigma factor, with the protein MNDTELSQIIADVLDGDTEKFEKIMEVYQKPIFLYCYHMLGNYAEAEDNAQEVFLKTFRTLKKYTQYQIDFGAWVYKIAYHQCIDIIRKRKLVKYLPFFYQDEKENNEVDLHIEANYFDESVHQAMAKLSAEERNLLILRCVEDKSYQEIGLILGKNSASLRKKYERASAKFRKYYAQVKGVGVYEYGQGSGFEKTV; encoded by the coding sequence TTGAATGATACGGAGTTAAGTCAGATCATTGCAGATGTGTTGGATGGGGACACAGAAAAATTCGAAAAAATCATGGAGGTTTATCAAAAACCGATTTTTCTCTACTGTTATCATATGCTGGGCAATTACGCCGAAGCCGAGGATAACGCACAGGAAGTATTTTTGAAGACATTCCGCACCTTGAAGAAATATACCCAATATCAAATAGATTTTGGCGCCTGGGTATACAAGATTGCCTACCATCAATGTATCGACATCATCCGTAAGCGAAAGTTGGTGAAATATTTGCCTTTCTTTTACCAGGATGAGAAAGAAAATAATGAAGTCGACTTGCATATTGAAGCCAACTATTTTGATGAATCCGTACATCAAGCCATGGCAAAATTATCGGCGGAAGAGCGTAATTTGTTAATCTTACGTTGTGTCGAGGATAAAAGCTACCAGGAGATCGGATTGATTCTCGGCAAAAACAGTGCCAGCCTTCGTAAAAAATACGAACGTGCATCTGCAAAATTTCGAAAGTATTATGCTCAAGTGAAGGGAGTGGGAGTGTATGAATATGGACAGGGATCGGGATTTGAAAAGACTGTTTGA
- a CDS encoding MBL fold metallo-hydrolase, giving the protein MKYGRIIQKPRVKFFEVADGVFAGISPYRGISWANAGFINKGEGLVYDTFFDLFHAREMREAFKEVSNGGSPAYVVNSHYNSDHAWGNKVFEDACIIMHKEASRERLTENIAWMDNVIRRGKDSPESTSGERFFAAEFEGFDLEGVEWVLPNIEIKDDINIRLGETEVMIYNVAPAHSDSDLLLWMPKEKVLFAGDVVFNGCTAYSEEGTHNWVKVLDRIIDEIKPEIVIPGHGAICGLDFVKEQRDYLLNLISEFNKHYNDEIDALSLTKQIDISRFLHWIQPERLYVTVDILLKSKRGLPPLPIWNEVPAKLEDMKVFLAGKYGNQIKPWDPMSVWQE; this is encoded by the coding sequence ATGAAGTATGGACGTATTATCCAAAAACCTCGCGTTAAATTTTTTGAAGTCGCAGATGGCGTCTTTGCCGGTATTTCGCCGTATCGCGGCATCAGTTGGGCCAATGCCGGGTTCATCAACAAGGGTGAAGGGCTGGTGTATGACACGTTCTTCGATTTGTTCCATGCACGGGAAATGCGGGAGGCTTTTAAGGAAGTAAGTAACGGTGGCTCTCCCGCATATGTGGTGAACTCGCACTATAACAGTGATCATGCCTGGGGAAACAAAGTGTTTGAAGATGCTTGCATTATTATGCACAAGGAAGCGTCCAGAGAGCGTCTCACCGAAAATATCGCCTGGATGGATAACGTCATCAGAAGAGGAAAGGATTCTCCGGAATCGACTTCGGGCGAGCGGTTTTTTGCAGCGGAATTTGAAGGATTCGACCTGGAAGGCGTAGAATGGGTGCTCCCGAATATTGAGATAAAGGACGATATCAATATCCGTCTTGGCGAAACGGAAGTTATGATTTACAACGTAGCTCCGGCCCACTCTGACAGTGACTTGCTGCTGTGGATGCCAAAAGAAAAAGTGCTGTTCGCCGGCGATGTCGTGTTTAACGGTTGTACGGCATACAGCGAAGAGGGAACCCACAATTGGGTTAAAGTGCTTGACCGCATTATTGATGAAATTAAACCCGAAATCGTTATTCCAGGACATGGCGCCATCTGCGGCCTGGACTTCGTGAAGGAGCAGAGAGACTACCTCCTGAACTTGATCAGCGAGTTCAACAAGCATTACAATGACGAAATTGATGCCTTGTCCCTGACCAAGCAAATTGATATTTCCCGCTTCCTTCATTGGATTCAGCCAGAACGCTTGTATGTTACAGTGGACATCCTATTGAAAAGCAAACGAGGATTACCACCCCTTCCAATTTGGAACGAGGTGCCTGCTAAGCTGGAAGACATGAAAGTTTTTTTGGCCGGAAAATATGGCAATCAGATCAAGCCATGGGACCCTATGAGTGTTTGGCAAGAATAG
- a CDS encoding fumarylacetoacetate hydrolase family protein encodes MKLVTFQTKTSQEPLFGLVINEKFVVSFAAIMKKQGTFVDSLESMDSYLHYLPASYDAAKELMQYAVEQSHQFNENEICPIVAVKLLPPVPNPAALIDFGLTPRHLRNAGVNLLQREYTGPEREELKQKIAEKFQQDPNKVTFSYYKCNHNALIGDGDTIHWPSYSSYLDIEPELAFVTGMENCIAGYVIFNDSTVRDVQWPDFQGLTGPTRCKDFDRSKGIGPFLVTPDEIDNPLVLDVNVFIGERLHWKGSTSEYSAHPAKVMEEVLKVFTPLPGTIIGMGTIPDCCAIETEEWLLPSDRIQITFDKLGTLTQLVPDHVKITEPSRWEKRSDLP; translated from the coding sequence ATGAAACTAGTAACCTTTCAAACCAAGACATCTCAGGAACCTTTGTTTGGGCTTGTAATTAACGAGAAATTTGTCGTGTCTTTTGCCGCAATCATGAAAAAGCAGGGAACATTCGTTGACAGTCTTGAAAGTATGGACAGCTATCTTCATTATTTACCGGCAAGTTATGATGCCGCTAAGGAATTAATGCAATATGCGGTCGAACAGTCGCATCAATTTAATGAAAATGAAATCTGCCCGATTGTAGCGGTAAAACTACTGCCGCCAGTTCCAAATCCGGCTGCGCTTATCGATTTCGGACTGACACCAAGACATCTGAGAAATGCTGGCGTAAATCTGCTGCAAAGAGAATATACAGGGCCGGAAAGAGAAGAGCTTAAACAAAAAATTGCTGAAAAATTCCAGCAAGATCCGAACAAAGTAACTTTCAGTTATTACAAATGTAACCATAATGCATTAATTGGCGATGGAGATACGATTCATTGGCCTTCGTACTCTTCCTACCTGGATATTGAGCCGGAGCTGGCCTTTGTTACAGGGATGGAGAACTGCATTGCAGGTTATGTTATTTTTAATGACAGTACTGTCCGCGATGTGCAATGGCCGGATTTCCAGGGGCTGACCGGACCGACGCGCTGCAAAGATTTTGATCGCAGCAAAGGAATAGGGCCATTTCTGGTTACGCCGGATGAAATCGACAATCCGCTGGTACTGGATGTGAATGTATTCATCGGGGAGAGACTGCACTGGAAGGGGAGCACATCCGAGTATTCTGCACACCCTGCAAAAGTGATGGAGGAGGTTCTCAAAGTTTTCACGCCGCTCCCGGGCACGATTATAGGAATGGGGACGATACCGGATTGCTGCGCAATCGAGACCGAAGAATGGCTGTTGCCCTCTGACCGAATCCAGATTACATTTGATAAATTAGGCACGCTCACGCAATTGGTGCCTGATCATGTCAAGATTACGGAACCAAGCCGCTGGGAAAAAAGAAGCGATTTGCCTTAA
- a CDS encoding TetR/AcrR family transcriptional regulator — MQTSDRIIEAATQLIKKKGYRGVSTKAIATEAKVNESTIFRQFGSKQGILETIIERHSDIPQFEKLLKEDATDNPEIDLLNVSQQYRLFFHKNADIILIGIRDKGMLPELDRVLADPPAKLHSLLVEYFQRLQNKKVIARQDERLVAMSFLSMCYGFQMSELIHRQYQSQLVTEEEFYKHSVSLFVKGILAQS, encoded by the coding sequence ATGCAAACTTCAGACAGAATCATTGAAGCCGCGACACAGCTCATCAAAAAGAAGGGCTATCGGGGAGTAAGCACCAAAGCCATTGCAACGGAAGCTAAAGTCAATGAATCTACGATTTTCCGGCAATTTGGAAGCAAGCAAGGCATATTGGAAACCATCATTGAAAGACATTCGGATATCCCGCAATTTGAGAAGCTGTTAAAAGAGGACGCGACCGATAACCCGGAAATCGATCTGCTGAATGTAAGTCAGCAGTACCGTTTGTTTTTCCATAAAAATGCGGACATCATTTTGATTGGCATCCGCGACAAAGGAATGCTTCCCGAATTAGACAGAGTGCTAGCCGATCCGCCGGCGAAGCTTCACTCCTTGCTGGTTGAATATTTTCAACGCTTGCAGAATAAAAAAGTTATAGCCAGACAGGATGAGCGTCTTGTCGCAATGTCTTTTCTCTCGATGTGCTACGGATTTCAGATGAGCGAGCTGATTCACCGGCAATATCAATCCCAACTCGTCACCGAGGAAGAGTTCTACAAGCACAGTGTCTCATTGTTTGTTAAAGGAATTTTGGCTCAGTCATAA